The Pseudomonas orientalis genome contains a region encoding:
- a CDS encoding c-type cytochrome: protein MTFKHMTVVVLACLALSACGGVDPNSPLGQRKAIFKQMLKTSEDLGGMLRGRIPFDGARFADGAVKLDVLAHEPWQHFPSVREDDHTSARDEVWQKQAQFQQLARDLEAATGELVTASRVQPYKAGSLQPAVQKVEDACSACHKQFRDH from the coding sequence ATGACTTTTAAACATATGACGGTTGTAGTGCTGGCCTGCCTGGCCTTGTCCGCCTGCGGCGGTGTTGACCCCAATTCGCCCCTGGGCCAGCGCAAGGCGATCTTCAAGCAGATGCTCAAGACCAGCGAAGACCTGGGCGGCATGTTGCGCGGGCGTATCCCGTTCGACGGCGCCCGGTTTGCCGACGGCGCGGTCAAGCTGGACGTGTTGGCCCATGAACCCTGGCAGCATTTCCCGAGCGTACGTGAAGACGACCACACCAGTGCCAGGGACGAAGTGTGGCAAAAGCAGGCGCAATTCCAGCAACTGGCTCGCGACCTTGAAGCGGCCACCGGTGAATTGGTGACCGCAAGCCGCGTCCAGCCCTATAAGGCCGGCAGCCTTCAACCTGCGGTGCAGAAAGTCGAAGATGCCTGCAGCGCTTGCCATAAGCAGTTCCGGGACCACTGA
- a CDS encoding cation:proton antiporter, with amino-acid sequence MLELVAAFICLTTLLTYVNFRFIGLPPTIGVMVTALLFSLILQGLSFIGYPGLEERIQQLIGQIDFGDLLMNWMLSFLLFAGALHVNLSDLRSYRWPIGLLATFGVLIATVVIGSLAYYIFALFGWHVSFLYCLLFGALISPTDPIAVLGVLRTANASKPLKTTIVGESLFNDGTAVVVFTVLLGIAQLGETPTVGATAMLFAHEAIGGVVFGGLIGYLVYLMIKSIEQYQIEVMLTLALVIGGSAMATELHVSAPIAMVVAGLIIGNLGRKLAMNDMTRRYLDGFWELLDDMLNALLFALIGMELLLLPFNWLHVLAASLLAVAILLSRLLTVAPAILLLRRWRKVPRGTIRILTWGGLRGGVSVALALALPLGPERDLLLSITYIVVLSSILLQGLSIGKLVKRVTQGEPQATAEERH; translated from the coding sequence ATGCTTGAACTTGTTGCCGCCTTCATCTGCCTCACCACCCTGCTCACCTATGTGAACTTCCGTTTTATCGGCCTGCCGCCGACCATCGGCGTGATGGTCACCGCGCTGCTGTTTTCGCTGATCCTGCAAGGCCTCAGTTTTATCGGCTATCCGGGCCTGGAAGAACGTATCCAGCAACTGATCGGCCAGATCGACTTCGGCGATTTGCTGATGAACTGGATGCTCTCGTTCCTGCTGTTCGCCGGCGCATTGCACGTCAACTTGAGCGACCTGCGCAGCTACCGCTGGCCCATCGGCCTGTTGGCGACCTTTGGCGTACTGATTGCCACCGTAGTGATCGGCAGCCTGGCGTACTACATCTTCGCCCTGTTCGGCTGGCACGTGAGCTTCCTGTATTGCCTGCTGTTTGGCGCGCTGATCTCGCCTACCGATCCGATTGCGGTATTGGGCGTGCTGCGTACCGCCAACGCTTCGAAACCGCTGAAAACCACTATCGTCGGCGAATCGCTGTTCAACGATGGCACGGCGGTGGTGGTGTTTACCGTGTTGCTGGGTATCGCGCAGTTGGGTGAAACCCCGACCGTTGGCGCCACCGCAATGCTGTTCGCCCATGAGGCGATTGGCGGCGTGGTATTCGGCGGGCTGATCGGTTACCTCGTGTACCTGATGATCAAGAGCATTGAGCAATACCAGATCGAAGTCATGCTGACCCTGGCGCTGGTGATCGGCGGCTCGGCGATGGCCACCGAACTGCACGTCTCCGCGCCGATTGCGATGGTGGTGGCCGGGCTGATCATCGGCAACCTGGGGCGCAAGTTGGCGATGAACGACATGACCCGGCGCTATCTGGACGGCTTCTGGGAATTGCTCGACGACATGCTCAACGCCCTGCTGTTTGCACTGATCGGCATGGAACTGCTGCTGTTGCCGTTCAACTGGCTGCACGTATTGGCGGCGAGCTTGCTGGCGGTGGCGATCCTGTTGTCACGCCTGCTGACCGTGGCCCCGGCGATCCTCCTGCTGCGGCGCTGGCGCAAGGTCCCGCGCGGCACCATCCGTATCCTCACCTGGGGCGGGTTGCGCGGCGGCGTCTCGGTAGCGCTGGCCCTGGCATTGCCACTGGGCCCGGAACGCGACCTGTTGCTGAGCATCACCTATATCGTGGTGCTGTCATCAATCCTGCTCCAGGGCCTGAGCATTGGCAAACTGGTCAAGCGCGTGACTCAGGGTGAACCCCAGGCCACGGCCGAAGAACGTCACTGA
- the metK gene encoding methionine adenosyltransferase: protein MSEYSLFTSESVSEGHPDKIADQISDAVLDAIIAEDKFARVACETLVKTGVAIIAGEVTTTAWVDLEQIVRDVITDIGYTSSDVGFDGATCGVMNIIGKQSPDINQGVDRAKPEDQGAGDQGLMFGYASNETDVLMPAPITFSHQLVQRQAEARKSGLLPWLRPDAKSQVTCRYDGGKVVGIDAVVLSTQHNPDVSYADLREGVMELIVKHVLPAELLTKDTQFHINPTGQFIIGGPVGDCGLTGRKIIVDSYGGMARHGGGAFSGKDPSKVDRSAAYAGRYVAKNIVAAGLAERCEIQVSYAIGVAQPTSISLNTFGTGKISDDKIVKLVREIFDLRPYAITTMLDLLHPMYQETAAYGHFGRTPAQKTVGDDTFTTFTWEKTDRANDLRTAAGL from the coding sequence ATGAGCGAATACTCCCTTTTCACCTCCGAGTCCGTGTCTGAAGGGCATCCGGACAAAATCGCCGACCAGATTTCTGATGCGGTGCTGGACGCCATCATTGCTGAAGACAAGTTCGCCCGTGTGGCGTGCGAGACTCTGGTGAAAACGGGCGTGGCGATCATCGCCGGCGAAGTCACCACCACGGCCTGGGTCGACCTGGAACAGATCGTGCGCGACGTGATCACCGACATCGGCTACACCAGCTCCGATGTGGGCTTTGACGGCGCAACCTGCGGCGTGATGAACATCATCGGCAAGCAGTCCCCCGACATCAACCAGGGCGTCGACCGCGCCAAGCCTGAAGATCAAGGCGCCGGCGACCAGGGACTGATGTTCGGCTACGCCAGCAACGAAACCGACGTGCTGATGCCCGCGCCAATCACCTTCTCTCACCAGCTGGTCCAGCGCCAGGCCGAAGCGCGCAAATCCGGCCTGCTGCCGTGGCTGCGCCCGGACGCCAAGTCCCAGGTGACCTGCCGTTACGACGGAGGCAAAGTCGTCGGTATCGACGCTGTGGTGCTGTCGACCCAGCACAATCCGGACGTGTCCTACGCCGACCTGCGCGAAGGCGTCATGGAGCTGATCGTCAAGCACGTGCTGCCGGCCGAACTGCTCACCAAAGACACCCAGTTCCACATCAACCCGACCGGCCAGTTCATCATCGGTGGCCCGGTGGGCGACTGCGGCCTGACCGGTCGCAAGATCATCGTCGACAGCTACGGCGGCATGGCTCGCCACGGCGGTGGCGCGTTTTCGGGCAAAGACCCTTCCAAGGTTGACCGTTCCGCCGCCTACGCCGGTCGTTACGTGGCCAAAAACATCGTCGCCGCCGGCCTGGCCGAACGTTGCGAGATCCAGGTGTCCTACGCCATTGGCGTGGCCCAGCCTACTTCGATCTCGCTGAATACCTTCGGCACCGGCAAGATCAGCGATGACAAGATCGTCAAGTTGGTGCGTGAGATCTTCGACCTGCGCCCTTACGCGATCACCACCATGCTTGACCTGCTGCACCCGATGTACCAGGAAACCGCTGCCTACGGCCACTTCGGCCGTACCCCTGCGCAGAAGACGGTCGGCGACGACACCTTCACCACCTTCACCTGGGAAAAAACCGACCGCGCCAACGACCTGCGGACCGCTGCCGGCCTGTAA
- a CDS encoding MAPEG family protein — MTVAFWCVLIAIFLPYLCTGVAKFSGGKFGPRHNHDPRAFLDTVEGVAKRAHNAQLNSFEVTPAFAAAVIIAHLAGTAELVTINVLAVLFITSRLLYIICYLADWAMLRSLVWIVGMALIASFFFVSI; from the coding sequence ATGACAGTGGCTTTCTGGTGTGTGTTGATCGCAATCTTCCTGCCGTACCTGTGTACGGGTGTGGCCAAGTTCAGTGGCGGCAAGTTCGGGCCGCGCCATAACCACGACCCGCGCGCGTTCCTGGACACGGTCGAAGGCGTTGCCAAGCGTGCCCACAATGCGCAACTCAACAGCTTTGAAGTGACCCCGGCTTTTGCGGCGGCGGTGATTATCGCCCACCTGGCCGGTACGGCCGAGCTGGTGACGATCAATGTGCTGGCGGTGCTGTTTATCACCAGCCGTCTGCTGTACATCATTTGCTACCTGGCGGACTGGGCGATGTTGCGTTCGCTGGTGTGGATTGTGGGGATGGCGCTGATTGCGAGTTTCTTCTTTGTCTCGATCTGA
- a CDS encoding DUF1090 domain-containing protein, whose protein sequence is MKFLAPLALLTFASFTTTPLLAADEAPQLTGCAAKRQAISTQIEQAKAHGNSAQQAGLEKALSEVTANCTDASLKKERENKVLDAKHEVSRRQADLDKAMKKGDADKINKRKDKLAESRKELQDAVEELDQ, encoded by the coding sequence ATGAAATTTCTTGCCCCTCTTGCGTTACTCACCTTCGCAAGCTTCACGACCACGCCGCTGCTGGCCGCCGACGAAGCCCCCCAACTGACAGGCTGCGCCGCCAAGCGCCAAGCCATCAGTACCCAGATCGAACAGGCCAAGGCCCATGGCAACAGTGCCCAACAGGCCGGGCTGGAAAAAGCCCTGAGCGAGGTCACCGCCAACTGCACTGACGCATCGCTGAAGAAAGAGCGCGAAAACAAGGTGCTCGATGCCAAGCACGAAGTCAGCCGCCGTCAGGCCGACCTCGACAAGGCCATGAAAAAAGGCGATGCGGACAAGATCAACAAGCGCAAGGACAAGCTCGCCGAATCGCGCAAGGAGTTGCAGGATGCGGTGGAAGAACTCGACCAGTAA
- the mltA gene encoding murein transglycosylase A, protein MNDNWKPWSRLVWALPMIALLTGCDVGQDAGKTPAKEEAAQPHAVATYVSAPWEALPSVSDSDLLGGFESWRSACQRLKADPVWGATCAAAASVPGDAVAVRGFLKERLDVFGLRSADNTPNGLITGYYEPVYPGSLTETATAHVPVYGVPDDLIIVNLEAIYPELKGKRLRGRLEGRVLKPYDDAGTLNNQGSTAKPIAWLTDPMDLQFLQIQGSGRIQLADGRQLRVGYADQNGYPYRPIGRWLIEQGELKKEDVSMAAISAWAKAHPQRIPELLASNPSYVFFSARPDSNEGPRGSLNVPLTAGYSVAVDRKVIPLGSLLWLSTTKPDGSPIARPVAAQDTGGAITGEVRADLFWGTGEAAGELAGNMKQQGQIWMLWPKGTPLPHVPDAPAGT, encoded by the coding sequence ATGAATGACAATTGGAAACCCTGGAGCCGCCTGGTGTGGGCTCTGCCGATGATCGCGCTGCTGACCGGCTGCGACGTGGGCCAGGATGCGGGCAAAACGCCCGCCAAAGAAGAAGCTGCCCAACCCCATGCCGTTGCCACTTACGTGAGCGCTCCTTGGGAAGCGCTGCCGTCCGTTTCCGACAGCGACTTGCTCGGCGGCTTCGAATCCTGGCGCAGTGCCTGTCAGCGCCTCAAGGCCGACCCGGTCTGGGGAGCGACCTGCGCAGCGGCAGCCAGCGTACCGGGCGATGCCGTGGCGGTTCGCGGGTTTCTCAAAGAGCGTCTGGATGTATTCGGTCTGCGTTCAGCCGACAACACACCGAACGGCCTGATCACCGGCTACTACGAGCCGGTCTACCCCGGCAGCCTGACCGAAACCGCCACCGCCCATGTGCCGGTGTACGGCGTTCCGGATGATCTGATTATCGTCAACCTGGAAGCCATCTACCCTGAACTCAAGGGCAAACGCCTGCGCGGTCGCCTGGAGGGCCGCGTGCTCAAGCCGTATGACGATGCCGGCACCCTCAACAACCAGGGCTCCACCGCCAAACCGATAGCCTGGCTGACCGATCCGATGGACCTGCAGTTCCTGCAGATCCAGGGCTCCGGGCGTATTCAACTGGCCGATGGTCGTCAACTGCGCGTGGGTTATGCCGACCAGAACGGCTATCCCTATCGCCCTATCGGTCGCTGGCTGATCGAACAGGGCGAGCTGAAAAAGGAAGACGTGAGCATGGCCGCCATCAGCGCCTGGGCCAAGGCACACCCGCAACGCATTCCCGAACTGCTGGCGAGCAACCCCAGCTATGTGTTCTTCAGCGCCCGCCCCGACAGCAATGAAGGGCCGCGCGGCTCGCTGAACGTGCCCTTGACGGCGGGATACAGCGTGGCGGTGGACCGCAAGGTGATTCCGCTGGGGAGTCTGTTGTGGCTGTCCACCACCAAACCCGACGGCTCACCGATCGCCAGACCCGTCGCCGCCCAGGACACCGGCGGCGCCATCACCGGGGAAGTACGCGCAGACCTGTTCTGGGGCACAGGCGAAGCAGCAGGCGAGTTGGCGGGGAACATGAAGCAGCAGGGACAGATCTGGATGCTATGGCCCAAGGGTACGCCGCTGCCGCACGTGCCGGATGCCCCCGCTGGCACCTGA
- a CDS encoding ArsR/SmtB family transcription factor, protein MNLPVPSLLPADSDELAALCKAAGDPLRLNVLRALANDSFGVLELAQIFAIGQSGMSHHLKVLAQADLVATRREGNAIFYRRALPHTELLGGKLHAALLEEVDNLSLPGAVQARIAQVHGQRAAASQDFFSRVADKFRAQQDLIAGLPQYRESVLALLDKLSFSDKATALEVGPGDGGFLPDLARRFGQVTALDNSPAMLELARQLCEREALANVSLQLADALSDTHLQADCVVLNMVLHHFAAPADALRQMAGLLHPGGSLLVTDLCSHNQSWAKEACGDLWLGFEQDDLARWASAAGLVPGESLYVGLRNGFQIQVRHFQRPAGDTHHR, encoded by the coding sequence ATGAACCTACCCGTGCCCTCCCTGCTTCCCGCCGACAGCGATGAACTGGCAGCCCTTTGCAAGGCTGCGGGTGATCCGTTGCGCTTGAACGTATTGCGCGCACTGGCCAATGATTCATTCGGCGTACTGGAACTGGCGCAGATCTTCGCCATCGGCCAGTCCGGCATGAGCCATCATTTGAAGGTACTGGCCCAGGCCGACCTGGTGGCCACCCGCCGCGAAGGCAATGCGATTTTTTACCGCCGCGCCCTGCCCCACACCGAGTTGCTCGGCGGCAAATTGCACGCGGCCTTGCTCGAAGAAGTCGACAATTTGAGCCTGCCCGGCGCTGTGCAAGCGCGGATTGCCCAGGTACACGGGCAACGCGCCGCCGCCAGCCAGGACTTTTTCTCCCGGGTCGCCGACAAGTTTCGCGCCCAGCAGGACCTGATCGCCGGCTTGCCCCAGTACCGCGAAAGCGTACTGGCGCTGTTGGACAAGCTGAGCTTCAGTGATAAGGCCACGGCCTTGGAAGTGGGCCCTGGCGACGGCGGTTTTCTGCCGGACCTGGCGCGACGCTTCGGGCAGGTGACGGCACTGGACAACAGCCCGGCGATGCTCGAACTGGCCCGCCAGTTGTGCGAGCGCGAAGCGTTGGCCAATGTCAGCCTGCAACTGGCAGACGCCCTGAGTGACACCCACCTGCAGGCCGATTGCGTGGTGCTGAACATGGTCTTGCACCATTTCGCCGCCCCGGCCGATGCGCTCAGGCAAATGGCCGGGCTGTTGCACCCCGGCGGTAGCCTGCTGGTGACGGATTTATGCAGCCACAACCAGAGTTGGGCCAAGGAGGCCTGCGGTGATCTCTGGCTGGGTTTTGAACAGGACGATCTGGCCCGTTGGGCCTCCGCTGCGGGACTCGTTCCCGGGGAAAGCCTCTATGTAGGTTTACGTAATGGTTTCCAGATTCAGGTCCGCCATTTTCAGCGACCGGCTGGCGACACTCACCATCGGTAA
- the ligB gene encoding NAD-dependent DNA ligase LigB: MRLLMIFLISFLACRAWAEDCPDDVRAQIDTLARQVSQWDDAYHRQGQSPISDELYDQARRRLAHWRKCALQPTPRADNPLASARGTVRHPVAHTGLEKLLDASEVGDWLSTRQDVWIQPKVDGVAVTLVYRKGRLHQLISRGDGLLGHDWSAGARRIPGIVQQLSEPVDAVLQGELYWRLDDHVQSAQGGLNARSKVAGLMNRRQLSDTEAGGIGLFVWAWPEGPASFTERLATLARWGFTDSQRYSQSIASISDAARWRLHWYNHPLPFASDGVVLHQAARAPAKRWKASAPYWAVAWKYPVSKALALVRKVQFRIGRTGRITPILELDPVWLDDRQIRRVSAGSLKNWQNLDIRPGDQVSISLAGQVIPRLDEVVLRNKTRVEVPVPDTRDFHALSCWQLDPGCEEQLLSRLTWLSSNQGLALPHMGRETWNVLIQAGLIAGFLDWLTLDAAELANIDGFGERTRTRVLDSIHSARKRPFAQWLKALGVPPAARNNLQGDWHTLVAKDTQAWLASDGIGPGRAAQLSAFFRDPQVQALAEILHGAGIDGF, translated from the coding sequence ATGCGTCTGTTGATGATTTTCCTGATCAGCTTTCTAGCGTGCCGGGCCTGGGCCGAAGACTGCCCCGATGATGTCCGAGCGCAAATCGACACGTTGGCCAGGCAGGTCAGCCAATGGGATGACGCCTACCACCGACAGGGTCAATCCCCCATCAGCGATGAACTGTACGACCAGGCCCGGCGTCGCCTGGCCCATTGGCGCAAATGCGCGCTGCAACCCACACCCAGGGCTGACAACCCGCTGGCAAGCGCTCGTGGCACAGTCCGCCATCCGGTCGCCCATACCGGGCTGGAGAAGCTGTTGGACGCATCCGAAGTGGGTGATTGGCTCAGCACCCGACAGGACGTCTGGATTCAACCCAAGGTCGACGGTGTCGCCGTGACCCTGGTGTATCGCAAAGGCCGCTTGCACCAACTCATCAGCCGCGGCGACGGCCTGCTCGGTCACGATTGGTCCGCTGGCGCCCGCAGAATCCCGGGTATCGTCCAGCAACTGTCGGAGCCGGTCGATGCGGTACTGCAAGGCGAGCTCTACTGGCGCCTCGACGACCACGTACAGTCCGCACAGGGCGGGCTCAACGCGCGCAGTAAAGTGGCTGGCTTGATGAACCGACGGCAATTGAGCGACACCGAGGCAGGCGGGATCGGGCTGTTCGTGTGGGCCTGGCCCGAGGGCCCGGCCAGCTTCACCGAGCGCCTGGCCACGCTGGCGCGGTGGGGGTTTACCGACAGCCAACGGTATAGCCAGTCCATCGCCAGCATCAGCGATGCCGCGCGTTGGCGTCTGCATTGGTACAACCATCCGCTGCCGTTCGCCAGCGATGGCGTGGTGTTGCATCAGGCGGCGCGCGCGCCGGCCAAACGCTGGAAAGCCAGCGCACCCTACTGGGCCGTGGCCTGGAAGTACCCGGTGAGCAAGGCGTTGGCGCTGGTGCGCAAGGTGCAGTTCAGGATCGGGCGTACCGGGCGTATCACACCGATTCTCGAACTGGACCCCGTGTGGCTGGATGATCGGCAAATCAGGCGGGTCAGCGCAGGCTCGCTGAAAAACTGGCAGAACCTGGACATCCGCCCCGGCGACCAGGTGTCCATCAGCCTGGCCGGCCAGGTCATTCCCCGGCTCGACGAGGTGGTCCTGCGCAACAAGACCCGGGTGGAAGTGCCGGTGCCCGATACTCGCGACTTTCATGCCTTGAGTTGCTGGCAACTGGACCCTGGTTGCGAGGAGCAACTGCTCTCGCGCCTCACCTGGCTGAGCAGCAACCAGGGCCTGGCCTTGCCCCATATGGGGCGTGAGACCTGGAACGTATTGATCCAGGCCGGTCTAATCGCAGGCTTTCTCGATTGGTTGACCCTGGATGCGGCAGAGCTTGCTAACATTGATGGCTTCGGCGAACGCACCCGTACGCGGGTGCTCGACAGTATTCACAGCGCCCGCAAACGGCCTTTTGCACAATGGCTCAAAGCATTGGGGGTGCCGCCCGCGGCGCGCAACAACCTGCAGGGCGACTGGCATACGCTGGTCGCCAAAGACACCCAAGCCTGGCTGGCCTCTGACGGCATCGGCCCGGGACGCGCAGCGCAACTGAGCGCTTTTTTCCGCGACCCGCAGGTACAGGCATTGGCTGAAATATTACATGGCGCCGGCATAGACGGTTTTTGA